Genomic segment of Salvia splendens isolate huo1 chromosome 12, SspV2, whole genome shotgun sequence:
AGGCCTATAGCAAAGTACACCAATCTCGCCACAAAGCTCACCAGTCCGTGCCTCGCCAACAACCTGCATTGTTGTCACAACCAATCCTAATCAGTCTTCTTGTGGGTATAGACATTTATATTCACAAATATATATTGAACCTATTAAACAAACTTACATGTGGAGCTCCATTTTTCATGACTATTAGCTCCTGATAAAGgataatgagaaaaaaaaatattccacaTGTTAAACAAAACATAGTGCATAATGAATGAGAAATTTAGAGGAGATCAACTTTATGAATCCATTTTTTTACCACTGCCCCATTGACCAGAATATAAAAGTCTGTTGGCGCTTCATTCTGCAAGATCACATCTTCATTGGGAGCGAAATATTCTGCCCTCATCTCAGAAACCTATAAAAGAGTGGCATATGAGAGTGATGCAAGTggtgaagaaaaaaatgattaattttgAAATGTTATAATGAATTTACCAGCTGAAAGACCAAGTCATTGGAGACTTCACGGAACAAGTAGACCCTATTAACCAAATGGTGGAAAAGGTGGTGCGAGATACTCGACCTAATGGCCTTTGGAAGTGAATCGAGCGTGTCTTGTCGTTGAAGCCCCTCTGAGTCAGTTCTAAACTTCAACGACAAATGCGAGATCATCTGCTCTTGAAGGCGAGAAGGCAGTTGGTTCCTTTGTGCAAAACTCGTAGCAGCTTGAATTGTATCCCTCTATTTTTAGATCAAAAAATTGATTACATAAATCAGTAAATCTCAATACTCATAGAAAACAACTTGATATGTTTCGATTGAAGTGACTTACATAATGTCTGGTCTTACTAGTGCCATGAACCACCAAATTCGTCATATTTCCAATCAAATATGCTGTGAGTCCGAGGTTGAAGAGCATGTAGAAAATGGCAAACAACATCTCCTTTGAATTCACAGCATGCAAGTCTCCATAGCCAACGGTGGAGAGGGTTGTGATGGACCAATACATGGAAGTAACATACCGAAACCATAAACTTAGTTGGCGAAAATCGACTCCCGGAGGCATTGATTTACCAATCCAAGTGTTTGATGGATCATCATTATGAGTAGCAAGCAAATAATTGAAGCATCCAGCACAATGAACGGAAAAAATAGTAACCTATACACAACAACAAATGATGTATAGTTCAAAAGCtaaatcatttattttaatcaatAGGCTAATGACAAGTCTATAcattagtagtataatatacTTACGCATATCAGCTTCGCACACCTCACccaaaaatagttaaaattcttatttttctccaCTCTGTTTATTTAAGAAAAGAAAGAGGTTAATAATAATACATGAGAATCTTAATATGAGATGAGAAAATATGATTTTACCTAGCAAACAGAGCACTAACTCGTCTAAGACGCCAGAGACGAAGCATGTTGAATAAGCCATATTCCTTTAAAGGCCGAGGTGAAACATACCAAACAAGTTCCGAAGGAATTGTGGAAATCACATCAAAGGCCAACCAAGAAGTTGCATATTTCTTTGCAATTTTCCTATGATTGTCAACAAAAAGATATGTGCTTCTGTCCAAATAAGCTACGAAGAACGTGAGGATGATATCAATTGCGAAGAATCCATTGACGACATTGTCCAAGATAGATATAGGCCTCCTTGGTCTATCAAGAAACCCGAGCTCAAATGGAGACGCCCATGCCGTGTAGATAACCAAAATAACCAGAAACGCCTCCCAAACCCTGTCATATCAATCCAAGCCTAATGTGTTTTCAGTAAAAGAAAAGTATTCTTTGCATTTTACAAGCTAGGTATAAATTTCAAGTTTCAACTACATAAgcaaaactacaaataaagttgtttATGCAAGAGAATGGTCTGTAAAATGCCATATTCCAAGAAAACTGAAACCAAAACAATAAATAATCCCTGAAAAGTATTAACATTTGGTTTAgttgagttttaatgcataacaGACAAAATAAAACAGAGATAGAAtgaaaaagtttttaaagtattattagtggagaatgaggtttccaaaattggaaagttcATTTTTTTTAGAGCCATACTAAAGAAAAGAGTTCAAACTTTTCGGAGTGAGTAGCAAGAGTTTTATGACTATATATTGCAATATAAAGAAGACATATTCCACCATTAATCATAAGATATATCGGAATGTTGAAGATATTTAAGAGatttttcaaaaagaaaaaaattgaaataaaaaataaaatgaaattaatttacagaaatataacaaattttcaaaaagaatatttttattataatattattttttaatatcaatccataattctaaaattttaacaaataaaataaaaattaatattttaatacaaaatattacctatgaaaattaaaaaattatttggaaTCATTGGCCCACCCGACCATGTAGCTCCGCCGGTAAATAAGAGATTCGACAGGCATGTTTTTGAAGCATAGTATAATATTATACTATAAATGTAgcaaaaaaagtaaaaagttgaCAATTCTTTGAAAAGGAATAACGCAGAGATAAATTTTGACCAGAATAGACGTACTACTTGAATTAATACAAACAAAAGGCAATCTTGGGATATATCGCTACAACAATAATCCGAAATTGGGCAACTAGAAAATATTGATCAataaaaagtagtagtagtagtagtagtaaaatagaaatatcaGAAACAAAAATAGAAGATGCACAAAAACAAAGTAGAGGAGGGAGGAACCAACCTATAGCGGTGATGATGAGGAGAGATAACGAAAGAGCGGAGTTTGAGTGTGCGGTTGCTTCTGGCGCCGAGAGCGGGAAGAACAGCGGTGGCGAGGCTGTAATGGCTGCTGCCGTCGTACGACTGCTGATCCAAATCAGGGTGTCCGCACGAAGCTCTTCGGCTAAAGGAATCGTCCATTGTTAGTTAGCAAGAATTGGAGTTGGGAGTAGGAGTTGGTTGTTATTGCTCATCcaaatattttgtatttatatagTTATGAGCAGATTCTAGGAAGGGTCCAATATACTATTATATGACTAAACAAATCTATTTCTTTTATAATCTTCCCACTCCCACAAATCTGTTGCTTgggcttttcttttttttttaatcttttcttttttcattttttttgtttacttttCGGAACCCTTGGCCCACAACCTATTAAatttagtatgttttaattaCAGATCGATCATTCCTAATGAccaattactattaattaaaattaaatgttaAAACATTGTACAAATGATAAGGGAGAGTTTACATTATTTTAGTAAGGTAGATTGAAACATTAGCTAAGGCTCTTGATAATTTCAACTTTTTGAGATAACTTACTTACGTACTCCTTATTGAATAATAAATCATTGTACGTATTTAAGTTCATAACACAAATAATAGAATTTAACTCAATTGCTGGTAAGATATTTGTCCTCTAGTTAATAGATACACATTCATGttgttcttttttttccattctTTCTATCATTCTCTTTTTGTTAGTTTTCATCTTTAAGTTtccatttttcattattttttttcattttcatttcttaaatttAAGGTGTACTACTATTTTGGGTTGTGCAATTTAAAAGAAAggtatttttatgttatttgcAAATTTTATTATGTACTCTCTCCATCCTCTATTAACTGCTGCAATTATACTAATTTAGAATatccacaaaataaaatataaaattttatttttactattttagtaaaCGGATCTCAAAATCTAATAATTTATTCGAttcatatatattataaaacttATAAGATGTGTCATTACGGAGGGTGTCGAGGGAGGGCCATAGCTATCTaacaatttttgaaaaaatataattttttttataattttataaaaaatgctCTCTCAATCCAAAGGTAGTTCGaacatttctttttggcacaaatttaagaaattgatttgttaaaggttaaagtggagagatgaaaataagagagggaataaagtaagaaagggaAAAATAATTCAAGTAACTTaggacaaaaaaataataccacTCCACTATTTTGAAACGAGGGAGGATAAATTTTGAAAGtgtttattataaaaaaaataaactaatcaTTATGCCCACTTAATACAAAAACTGTGACGTCTTCATCTCTCACACAACATGTTGCCGATCATCATCACGTCATTAGTAaaattatgtactccctccgtcccgcattaCTTGAacgtttccttttcggcacggagattaaggaatgagtgatagaaaaagtcaaatattacggctgtaggtgataatttttactaaaaatagaaagaaagcaaataacttgggacacccaaaaaggaaataagtgcaagtaacacgggacggggggagtactaTATCTTATTAGTCAACGTAGTCAGTAAGTATCTAAAACATGCTGCCACTCATCGTCGTGATTTAATTGGGCActaagggcatcattaaccccgtccccatttccggccccaagtcccctccacgtcatcattcctctacagttgcggcccaggccccaactgctgtaaccctgcaggttgcggccccggccgcaactaataaatgacactattcacaactccaacctattttactcgtaaacgcaattcgttgaacaattgaaaccgggaaaatgcattgttcattagaaattaacattacattactagacgaagcaaatttgaaatacaagaaacccgggccacgactactacttcttcatttgggcgcgaaggtaggcgatcatctcatggTGCAACTCGATCTCCTCGTCCGACATCTTCGatgtatccctcgatgtcaactccgtcagctggctcatccgccatgtaatattcatctccgacaaagtgtcggccatcttatccagagacggattggtCGGCGGTGGCACCATAGCGGAGTTTCTCGCAgctgccttcccctttgctttcctcttggccGCCTTTGTTCCTATCGGGCGGCTCTGAAGGCTAGGAGAGGAGCAGAAGACATCGTCGTCCGTCATGTTGAGGTCGATCgtcggacctccttcgctcgaagagtagtttccggaggcggaaactttAGTTCTCTTCGCCGCACCTGTTGCCGCCGGCTCGGCACcgctggtgtacttcgggctcttctcgacgagcttccaaactTCAAAGTACTTGAAGGTCTTCTTCCCGTCAGTGAAGAACGCAtccttcgccttctcgacgaggtccgcctcgctgtgcccgctcggccacatacggactacgttggcccactttccattccacttgctcatatccgcctggacccggccccaatgcttgcgcagcttcacgtagctacgctcgatcgaCCCTTCCGGACGGTCAGCGTTATATTTCTGCGCAATCCGCTCCCAAAAAGCCTTGCCggtctgctggttgccgatgataggatcctcggcgacatcgatgtagttcctcgcaagccacaaTGTCTCGTGCGGagtgtacttcttcggcccatcctcctccccgaccttctcctttccccgctcttgagcgggctccatctcactgagCTCGAACTCTTCAGTGTTGACCGGCGATGTAATGTcgacgttgctaccgactcccggactaggttgtgtctgcgatggttgcgacgacggtatgtaccaattgttcgagttaacgaactcctccatctcacgttgatcgccgttgaaccaatccattggcGCCGAAACAAAGGGTATAATAGAGTATTTAAATGGAAcgcgggattgaaatggatggaacacaagctcgtatttatagacatcgaattaaaaaaaaatttggattggcggcccggcccgaagagcgtgtaacgctgggccgggacgcgggacatgcggcccgtcaccgtgcaaccccgtcccgggccgggacgcaggacgctccccaggccgggaacgcggccccgggacgggcctgagccgtgccgcccttccgtgtaatgcatgggacgggccgggactcacgatttgcggcccggcccatgGCGTTACAGATGCTCTTGTTGTATAGTTTAGGGTGAAATGGATAGATTTTGGTTTGTAGTATAATGTGTAGGCATTTTGAGCGAGTACCTCGTGTTGCTAATTATCATAATCAACAACAATGTTTATTACTTCCATCTTCCACCATTTATAGTCTCATTTAGTGGAACTTgaaccttttttttatatattagttttataataatatgtGATTGTAATGATTTAATTGAATGGTGATGTTCATTTATCTAATATTTAAGAAAAAAGACAAATAATACTTTAAATCGCGGACATCTTAAAATAACAAAGTATAACATTTTTCAAGGACGGGGGAGTACTTTTATTGTTGTTTTATCATGTGGTTTTGTAAgtttctttaattaattcacTTTTTGAAGCCCCTTGTAATCAAGTACAATGATATATACTAagattcatccaaaaaaatagtttaagtttttcattttgattgtccactaaaattagttatatatcTATTTATGGAAATTTTCTCACCACTTTTTTCTTTCGTACtacttaattcattttttttgcttttctttattttactaACTATGCATTAAGGCCGCTCAAAAGACTCCAAAATCAGCCGGCCGCATGCGATTGATCTTGGGGCCTTACTGCAACCTCGAAAATCAGTTGGCTGCTGGGAAAACAGTTGCCGCCGCGACAGTCCGTCGTGGCTGCAGCTGTTTTTTCGGCATTATTGTAGGCTTGCAGCCGTTTCAGCTAGGCCTACTTAATCGGTTCTCAGATAACGGGAACTGGAACTGGAACCGGCCTTGAAATTGAGTCACCGTGACTAGAAAAACTGGCTTTGGGTACcggtttcaatttttttttaaaatttcagttTCGATTCTACCTGGAACTGACTAATTTTAACCCGGAACCGGATAATATCAATTCCAatttttagtactccctccgtctctaaTAATTTGGCATCATTTGACCCGGCACCATTTGTAGTGTTTTTTAAatcatattgacattttaaattttattttatttttctaaattaaaaattaaaagtacaaaaaatcaaataatgatGAAATAAGTTTTGGTAGATTTTGGGATTGCACGTGTTGTGGTTATAATTAAAAATGTTGACGTGACAGATAAAAAATTAGAGTGTGACAGATTTTGAGGCTGAATTTTTTGTCTTATTATGGATGCCCTAAAACATGTATTATCCacaaataagattattttttgtgtgcatgaaaaaaatactctctctctcactcaagatgtccacctttctattttagtttgtccaactcaagatgtccactttttatatttggaaataaatacATTTCTTCTCTCTCATCATTAAAAGATTCAACtacctttttttctcttcttactACACCTAACAagtaacaactcctaaaattcCGTGTCATTCAAGAATATGAACATCTTGAATAGAACGGGAGAATATTAAATATTAGAACACCAAACTATAAATGTTTAGTGAAATCAAAGAAAAATCTATAACTCATGGTTCAAAATTCCAAATTGTTTGAAACTAATCTATTTATAGAGGTATATATTGTGGATCctaatttatttatgattttcttGAAGCAATCTCATATTTTACACatttcacttatattttattattggaTTATATACACTTAAAATAATTAAGATTCACATTctattgaaattttttacttataataattaagattcacattttattacttttctcactcattttcttttataaagataaataagtttttaaaattttctcttttataatgataaatatatttcttaaatttcgtATTAATAGATTAATAGATGTTTATTCTCGAACGGAGAGAATATCTTTGATCAAAATGTAGATGTCACTTCATATGCATGTTATCGTGCCATTTGCAAAGTTATAATAGTAATAAGGAAATAGTACCAACAACTTTAGCTCtccattttgccattttcttAGTTTCGTTACCAATATATGCCATTCTCTATGCTTTTTTCTTATTCGTTGTttcatataaattaatttataaattaggaCCGCCTTTCAATATCAgtatttttgtttatatatgtCTAACTTCCCGAatgttagagcatccccatccatgctcttaggcaagagcatgAAAGTGGGCCCGAtctcacttttattcattttttattctctgctcttccccaagagcacaacacccacatccatgctcttccgcaaagacATGCTCAAGAgtccaccattctattattcaatttaaataaaaacatttccacaatattaaaatgcattaaaaatacgtgaaatactattacaaattacaaaaaaattaaaaaagtacatagttaaaatcctaaaaattaaaaattacataattaaagtcctaaaaattaaaaattacataattaatgtcctaaaaaataaaagttacataattaaaatcctacaaattaaaaattacataattaaaaatacctCGTAGAAGACTAGTCCTCTGAccctatccccaatgtttttcggagaccccgtatcattgccaaatgtgaatcaagttgctcgggagtcatccgagacctatcggccaaattgagttgagccaaaagggtccacaacgagttggtgaggagttgaggtggcacaaagggagcgggagttGGAGCGGGGACGATTGGAGTCTCGGCGCGGCGGTGGTtggccgtcgccttcttccttccttgcggccggtgttgggaactgctcgtgctggcgtcggggctacctaagttagctccggcaagctggctagccacctcatcggAGCCACCGTCAGATAGGGAtaacgacctcgaccgtttgctggaggagctggaggaggatgataagcctcccctatacttcggatttCTACGCACCTGCTGCCAAGCGCCGAGGtgcttgaatggtttgtaatgcATGGAATGGTAGGTCGACATGGTGGCCGTGATGATGTCGGCCTCGCTCATGCCGCTCCCCGCCGTCCGCTGTTcttggaggtaatacccctggaacttttggatttcttcgttggctctgaagatggcattgcgcaccatactctcgttgcgctcgatggttccctCCGGTCGGttggcattgtaccggcgagagacgcgccaccaaaacctctTCCCGGTTTGGTTCGTGCCGATTTTCGGATCTTCGGATATTTCAAAATAGGCTTTGAACATCTTCTTCATCTCCGGCGGAGTGTACGCGGTGCGGACGTGAACGTCACCGCCACGACTATGAGTAGGAACACTACGAGGACAAGGAGGAGGAGAGTTGGGGTTGTCCTCCAGAGTTTGGGAGCCACCGATCCCTCCCGATCCTtgttcgggtgtccacccgtatctcCATCGGTGGCATCTTGCTCGTCCACCGaataaggccggtagccacccggaatttgagaaccttgggtttgaggagggacTGAGAATTCCGTATCCGGATGAGGGAATCGTGTTGGGttgaaccattcgtggttccatctgcgggagtcggaggggtgattgCCGGAGTCGGATATTATTTTTGCAAGAGtgaaaagattgagaattgatgagagaatttagatgagaattctatagtgtggtgtgaaattttttgtatggaaatggaggtatttatagatgaaaaatgtgaattttgaggaaaaaaatgaaaaataaagtaaaagttgagagaaaacggatataatttattgggaagtgggaaaatatttttttttaatttaaaaataatttttaaattaatatttttttaatttaaaaatgatttttaaattaaattcgaattttaaaaaaagtagaaaagGCCAATGGCATTGCCGTTGACCAATAGAATGTTGTCACGTCGCCCTTCTCAGcagcacggacgtgctcgagatatcgagcagcgccgtgccttTGGCGTTAGCACAGCGTCGAACACGAGTGTGTCTCGCCGttggcacggacgccgtccgccCCATCGAGCAGCGAtgggatgctcttagagcatccacaaccgtgctcttgccaacgagcacggttgtgggcctgGCCCCAGTTTTTCTGCctactcttaggcaagagcacaacacccacagtcgtgctcttccgcaaggacgagcacaagggcacaccattctattattcaatttgaataaaaacatttccacaaaattaaaatggattaaaaatatccggaataatattacaaattacaaataaaataaaaattacataattaaaatcctaaaaaataaaaattacataattaaaatcctaaaatttaaaaagtacgtaattaaaatcctaaaaattaaaaattacataattaaattcataagtgaccgaatttcgtccaaatggattatgaatgtatgtatttatagatggttttgggattaattattttttaaaaatttcaaaaaaattttaaaaaacggtaataaaacggctatatttttggggatccgaaaatatattttttaattttttgtattattttcgatttttttttaaaaaaaaagaaaaaagaaaataccaacggccaatagaaacacGTCACGTcaccctgctcgctggcacggacgtgctctgcaACGGTGAGCACAAACTCTCCGTCCGTCCTTTCCAGCTTGTCCGCCACTGCGCTCTtaccgctggcacggacgtgctcttagctaagagtgcacgtccgtgccagctgTAAGAGCGCAGTGGCGGACAAGCTGGCAAGGACGGACGGAGAGTTTGTgctcaccgttgcagatgctgtTATATCCTTTAGTTAAGAGCACGGCCGTACCAGCGGTAAGAGTGCAGTGACGGACAAGCTGGCAAGGACGGATGGAGAGTTTGTGCTCACTGTTGCAGATGTTGTTATATCCTTtaagctaagagcacgtccgtgctagGGGTAAGAGCGCAGTGGCGGACAAGCTGGCAAGGACGGACGGAGAGTTTGTgctcaccgttgcag
This window contains:
- the LOC121756975 gene encoding potassium channel AKT1-like; this translates as MDDSFSRRASCGHPDLDQQSYDGSSHYSLATAVLPALGARSNRTLKLRSFVISPHHHRYRVWEAFLVILVIYTAWASPFELGFLDRPRRPISILDNVVNGFFAIDIILTFFVAYLDRSTYLFVDNHRKIAKKYATSWLAFDVISTIPSELVWYVSPRPLKEYGLFNMLRLWRLRRVSALFARVEKNKNFNYFWVRCAKLICVTIFSVHCAGCFNYLLATHNDDPSNTWIGKSMPPGVDFRQLSLWFRYVTSMYWSITTLSTVGYGDLHAVNSKEMLFAIFYMLFNLGLTAYLIGNMTNLVVHGTSKTRHYRDTIQAATSFAQRNQLPSRLQEQMISHLSLKFRTDSEGLQRQDTLDSLPKAIRSSISHHLFHHLVNRVYLFREVSNDLVFQLVSEMRAEYFAPNEDVILQNEAPTDFYILVNGAVELIVMKNGAPHVVGEARTGELCGEIGVLCYRPQLFTVRTKKLTQLLRLNRTTFLNILQANVGDGTIIMNNLLQHLKEAKDPIMEGILLDIENMIAHGRKDLPLTLCFAALRGDESLMRHLLKRGIDPNESDNNGRTALHIAASQGNENCVLLLLNSGADPNCRDSEGSVPLWEALLGDHKPVIKLLSDNGAKLSSGDIAMFSCTAAENNDLDLLKEISCRDGDVTWPNHDGPQALHFAVCQGNLEMVKFLLDQGADLDVADENGLTSRELADQKGHDDIKELFAKSDADEKSRPNGARFLGRFKSDPIMLPVNHTGGSWIRSRTTTRRRRTSNYNNSLFGIMRAAAQTGDDALLSPVAPAARITITCPEKGDVAGKLVLRPRSFEELKEIGVKRYGAPFVRVLNQKGAEIDDIEVVRDGDYVAFASQL